Proteins found in one Venturia canescens isolate UGA chromosome 6, ASM1945775v1, whole genome shotgun sequence genomic segment:
- the oaf gene encoding out at first protein isoform X1 codes for MKKVNELFAIFIVLEYLCGICTTQLLIHVKNQGGDIFLEKISANVTEDMITLEFQRSDGTLVTQLIDFKNEVRVIKALVLGEEERGQNKYQVMCFVNHFYKMDFISSDAMSKLRQKNPGTIRVAEEDRGHSNYSMDLFLNVSKSKVISKHVITLCTEEAAASTYTRKEDLKQWIQRPGSSETALTAAVRSFTSSPPSVQSTNVTRAQTVTKCSDTANLWAPCMCSLELCIGWYPCGLKFCKGKTDAKKVPTTYRCGIKTCKKCFIFSYYSVMKQNCLWDE; via the exons atgaaGAAAGTCAACGAGTTATTCGCGATTTTTATCGTTCTGGAATATCTCTGTGGAATATGTACGACTCAGttgcttatacacgtcaaaAATCAG GGTGGTGACAtatttttggagaaaatatcaGCAAATGTCACTGAAGACATGATCACTCTGGAATTCCAGAGGTCTGATGGAACTTTGGTGACACAGCTCATCGATTTCAAAAAT GAAGTGCGAGTAATAAAAGCACTTGTTTTGGGAGAGGAGGAACGAGGTCAAAACAAATATCAAGTGATGTGTTTTGTCaatcatttttacaaaatggaTTTCATATCGTCGGACGCGATGTCCAAATTGCGTCAGAAAAATCCAGGCACGATTCGCGTAGCAGAAGAGGATCGAGGACATTCCAATTACAGCATGGATCTTTTTCTCAATGTTTCAAAGTCCAAAGTCATATCGAAGCACGTTATAACGTTATGTACCGAAGAAGCAGCAGCGTCGACTTACACGAGAAAGGAGGATTTGAAACAGTGGATTCAAAGGCCAG GTTCGTCCGAAACGGCCCTGACAGCGGCGGTACGAAGTTTCACATCTTCACCACCGAGCGTTCAGTCAACGAACGTGACACGAGCTCAAACAGTGACAAAATGTTCGGACACAGCAAATCTATGGGCCCCGTGCATGTGTTCTCTGGAGCTTTGTATAGGTTGGTATCCCTGTGGTTTGAAATTTTGCAAGGGCAAAACCGACGCGAAAAAAGTACCAACGACATATCGTTGCGGCATTAAAAcgtgtaaaaaatgtttcatattTTCCTATTACTCGGTGATGAAACAGAATTGTTTATGGGACGAATGA
- the oaf gene encoding out at first protein isoform X2 encodes MKKVNELFAIFIVLEYLCGICTTQLLIHVKNQGGDIFLEKISANVTEDMITLEFQRSDGTLVTQLIDFKNEVRVIKALVLGEEERGQNKYQVMCFVNHFYKMDFISSDAMSKLRQKNPGTIRVAEEDRGHSNYSMDLFLNVSKSKVISKHVITLCTEEAAASTYTRKEDLKQWIQRPGSSETALTAAVRSFTSSPPSVQSTNVTRAQTVTKCSDTANLWAPCMCSLELCIGIFRLQRIRTDFLYVSVSV; translated from the exons atgaaGAAAGTCAACGAGTTATTCGCGATTTTTATCGTTCTGGAATATCTCTGTGGAATATGTACGACTCAGttgcttatacacgtcaaaAATCAG GGTGGTGACAtatttttggagaaaatatcaGCAAATGTCACTGAAGACATGATCACTCTGGAATTCCAGAGGTCTGATGGAACTTTGGTGACACAGCTCATCGATTTCAAAAAT GAAGTGCGAGTAATAAAAGCACTTGTTTTGGGAGAGGAGGAACGAGGTCAAAACAAATATCAAGTGATGTGTTTTGTCaatcatttttacaaaatggaTTTCATATCGTCGGACGCGATGTCCAAATTGCGTCAGAAAAATCCAGGCACGATTCGCGTAGCAGAAGAGGATCGAGGACATTCCAATTACAGCATGGATCTTTTTCTCAATGTTTCAAAGTCCAAAGTCATATCGAAGCACGTTATAACGTTATGTACCGAAGAAGCAGCAGCGTCGACTTACACGAGAAAGGAGGATTTGAAACAGTGGATTCAAAGGCCAG GTTCGTCCGAAACGGCCCTGACAGCGGCGGTACGAAGTTTCACATCTTCACCACCGAGCGTTCAGTCAACGAACGTGACACGAGCTCAAACAGTGACAAAATGTTCGGACACAGCAAATCTATGGGCCCCGTGCATGTGTTCTCTGGAGCTTTGTATAG GGATTTTCAGATTGCAACGTATACGAACCGATTTTTTGTACGTCAGCGTGTCCGTGTAA
- the LOC122411946 gene encoding uncharacterized protein isoform X2: MDPVSDKPPVCVSDLVIPYNDCLESEFDDNRQPHGSDTSACIPVYTHLVTHDLTPIERPQTPPFIKMLSLGRVMESKNLVKSPVNSKAYESDDEDGKTIHLSGRSTKCFNIKDTSSGIY, from the exons ATGGATCCCGTGAGTGATAAGCCTCCAGTTTGCGTGTCGGATCTCGTTATTCCCTACAACGATTGCCTGGAAAGCGAGTTTGATGATAATCGGCAACCGCACGGTTCAGACACATCGGCTTGT ATTCCTGTTTACACGCATTTGGTTACGCATGATTTGACGCCGATTGAGCGACCGCAAACACCGCCATTCATAAAAATGCTTAGCTTGGG AAGAGTGATGGAGTCGAAAAATCTCGTCAAATCACCTGTCAATTCCAAGGCTTATGAATCCGATGACGAGGATGGAAAAACGATACATTTATCTGGTAGAAGCACGAAATGCTTCAATATCAAGGACACATCTTCGGGGATATATTAA
- the LOC122411946 gene encoding uncharacterized protein isoform X1 — MDPVSDKPPVCVSDLVIPYNDCLESEFDDNRQPHGSDTSACVIDETINKSPILGRHFKPPDFPKSFDPHPPKFDTSLPYIPVYTHLVTHDLTPIERPQTPPFIKMLSLGRVMESKNLVKSPVNSKAYESDDEDGKTIHLSGRSTKCFNIKDTSSGIY, encoded by the exons ATGGATCCCGTGAGTGATAAGCCTCCAGTTTGCGTGTCGGATCTCGTTATTCCCTACAACGATTGCCTGGAAAGCGAGTTTGATGATAATCGGCAACCGCACGGTTCAGACACATCGGCTTGTGTAATTGATGAGACGATTAATAAATCTCCGATTCTTGGACGACATTTCAAACCACCGGATTTTCCCAAATCCTTCGACCCACATCCACCGAAATTTGACACTTCTCTCCCATAC ATTCCTGTTTACACGCATTTGGTTACGCATGATTTGACGCCGATTGAGCGACCGCAAACACCGCCATTCATAAAAATGCTTAGCTTGGG AAGAGTGATGGAGTCGAAAAATCTCGTCAAATCACCTGTCAATTCCAAGGCTTATGAATCCGATGACGAGGATGGAAAAACGATACATTTATCTGGTAGAAGCACGAAATGCTTCAATATCAAGGACACATCTTCGGGGATATATTAA